One segment of Gaiellales bacterium DNA contains the following:
- a CDS encoding CoA transferase has product MGAPRGREDDRRGAELTGQPLPLAGLRVLDLTQVLAGPFCTMMLGDLGADVVKVERPGDGDGSRRWGPPFEGGESAYFMQVNRNKRSIAVDLRDERGREVVGRLAERSDAVLHNFLPAAATRYGVDADAIHARNPRAVHCTISGYPSDGPDADKPGYDFLMQGIGGIMSITGEPRGEPMKVAVAISDIVAGLFASSAVIAALCERERTGTGRACEISLLDAQVAWLANRAGDWLISGMTPERLGNAHPSIVPYETFRAADGYINLAVGTDDHFRRFCTEAGREDLATEPRWQTNAGRVQGRDILVPLLRELIAERTIEEWNRVLERAHVPGGPVLTIPEAFAGPAAHMVERVEHPSAGEIGLVRSPMRFGADRPGSRLPPPRLGEHGEDVLRELGYSGAEVEELLAGACNPR; this is encoded by the coding sequence GTGGGCGCTCCGCGAGGTCGAGAAGATGACCGCCGAGGCGCGGAGCTGACCGGGCAGCCACTGCCGCTGGCCGGCCTCCGCGTCCTCGACCTGACGCAGGTGCTGGCAGGGCCGTTCTGCACGATGATGCTCGGCGACCTGGGCGCCGACGTCGTCAAGGTCGAGCGGCCGGGCGACGGCGACGGCAGCCGCCGGTGGGGCCCGCCGTTCGAGGGCGGCGAGAGCGCCTACTTCATGCAGGTGAACCGCAACAAGCGCTCGATCGCCGTCGACCTGCGCGACGAGCGCGGCCGCGAGGTGGTCGGCAGGCTGGCCGAGCGCAGCGATGCGGTGCTGCACAACTTCCTGCCCGCCGCGGCTACCCGCTACGGCGTCGACGCGGACGCCATCCACGCGCGCAACCCGCGCGCCGTCCATTGCACGATCTCGGGGTACCCATCGGACGGGCCGGACGCGGACAAGCCGGGATACGACTTCTTGATGCAGGGCATCGGCGGCATCATGAGCATCACCGGAGAGCCACGCGGCGAACCGATGAAGGTGGCCGTTGCCATTTCCGACATCGTTGCCGGACTGTTCGCGTCCTCGGCGGTGATCGCCGCGCTGTGCGAGCGAGAACGGACGGGCACGGGGCGGGCGTGCGAGATCTCACTGCTCGACGCCCAGGTTGCCTGGCTCGCAAACAGAGCCGGCGACTGGCTGATCAGCGGCATGACCCCGGAGCGGCTCGGCAACGCCCATCCGTCGATCGTCCCGTACGAGACGTTTCGGGCGGCCGACGGCTACATCAACCTGGCGGTCGGCACGGACGACCACTTCCGGCGCTTCTGCACGGAGGCCGGGCGGGAAGACCTGGCGACCGAGCCGAGGTGGCAGACGAACGCCGGGCGGGTGCAGGGGCGGGACATCCTCGTCCCGCTGCTGCGCGAGCTGATCGCCGAGCGGACGATCGAGGAATGGAACAGGGTGCTCGAGCGGGCGCACGTTCCCGGCGGGCCCGTGCTGACGATTCCGGAGGCGTTCGCAGGCCCGGCGGCGCACATGGTCGAGCGTGTCGAGCACCCAAGCGCCGGGGAGATCGGCCTTGTGCGCTCGCCGATGCGGTTCGGGGCCGACCGGCCCGGCAGCAGGCTCCCGCCGCCTCGCCTCGGAGAGCATGGCGAAGACGTCCTGCGCGAGCTGGGCTACTCGGGCGCGGAGGTCGAGGAGCTGCTCGCAGGCGCCTGCAACCCTCGCTAG
- the bcp gene encoding thioredoxin-dependent thiol peroxidase: MLEPGTPAPPFSLESDTGETVSLDSLKGRPAVIYFYPKDDTPGCTRQASSIRDSWREFERIGAAVIGVSPQDRASHVKFKQKYDLPFPLLADTEHRMAEDYGVWVEKTNYGKTYMGIERSTFIVDAEGKLAAIKRRVKPDEHTEWALREVEKMTAEARS; encoded by the coding sequence ATGCTCGAACCCGGCACGCCAGCACCTCCGTTCTCGCTCGAGTCCGACACCGGTGAGACGGTCAGCCTCGACTCGCTGAAGGGCCGGCCGGCGGTGATCTACTTCTATCCGAAGGACGACACGCCGGGATGCACGCGGCAGGCGAGCAGCATCCGCGACAGCTGGCGCGAGTTCGAGCGGATCGGGGCCGCCGTGATCGGCGTCAGCCCGCAGGACCGGGCGTCGCACGTGAAGTTCAAGCAGAAGTACGACCTTCCGTTCCCGCTGCTCGCCGACACGGAGCACCGGATGGCCGAGGACTACGGCGTCTGGGTCGAGAAGACCAACTACGGCAAGACCTACATGGGCATCGAGCGCTCGACGTTCATCGTCGACGCCGAGGGCAAGCTCGCCGCCATCAAGCGCCGGGTCAAGCCCGACGAGCACACCGAGTGGGCGCTCCGCGAGGTCGAGAAGATGACCGCCGAGGCGCGGAGCTGA
- a CDS encoding GNAT family N-acetyltransferase: protein MERPQHVDPPDPPLTDGTVVLRPMQESDLIGLLEEGADETTRTWVNVPIPYTEQHAREELALLTRGWDDPSAPLALTITEPDSDAYRGVVIILANRPQGIVELAYGVHPSARRRGYASRAARLVARWALTDLGAARVEARADPENVASLGVLRKAGFTREGLERQSRSLQGVRKDMVCWSMIPADLDG, encoded by the coding sequence ATGGAGCGACCGCAGCATGTGGATCCGCCCGACCCGCCGCTGACCGACGGCACGGTCGTGCTGCGGCCGATGCAGGAGTCTGACCTCATCGGCCTGTTGGAGGAAGGCGCCGACGAGACCACGCGCACGTGGGTGAACGTGCCGATCCCCTACACCGAGCAGCATGCCCGCGAGGAGCTGGCGCTGCTGACGCGCGGATGGGACGACCCGTCTGCTCCGCTGGCCCTGACGATCACCGAGCCGGACAGCGACGCGTACCGCGGCGTGGTCATCATCCTCGCCAACCGGCCGCAGGGCATCGTCGAGCTGGCCTACGGGGTGCATCCGTCAGCGCGGCGCCGAGGGTACGCGTCGCGCGCCGCCCGGCTCGTCGCCCGCTGGGCTCTGACCGACCTTGGCGCGGCGCGGGTCGAGGCACGCGCCGACCCCGAGAACGTCGCATCGCTGGGCGTGCTGCGAAAGGCCGGCTTCACTCGCGAGGGGCTGGAGCGCCAGTCCCGGTCTCTGCAGGGCGTGCGCAAGGACATGGTCTGCTGGTCGATGATCCCGGCCGACCTCGACGGCTGA